atatgtatgatatatacacacatataataaatacatatatactacaTATAACAAATATATCCATATGTACAATATGTAAATgcagtatgtatgtgtatatatatatatatatatatatgtgtgtgtgtgtatatatgtatatgtatatatgcacacacggatgttaaaaatgaatatcttttgcgaaaattctagaaagaaaaaaattattaggtttacttcatagaaattttataattgcAGAGTACAAAGAAGAACATTATTCTTATTATTGGGtgtatattttgttaatttaattaaatttaaaaattaattacaattcTAAGTAGAATTACTTCCCAGAGAAAATAATTGGATAATAAGCTAGGACATCTACTGAAAAGTGCTAAGTTTCCCACTAAACATCATTAAAAATAGTCTATAAAGAGGTTTAATCACACTTAAAGTTCCTAATCAAACAGACAGGATATCATCGTTACTTgggtattttttctttccaatttttttaatatactttctgTAATTGAATAGTTATTTGACTTGCATTTTAACTATGATGTGGTGGAGTAGAAAAGTTTGTGCTTaaactattgtttttatttttaggatgcGGTATATCTTAGAACATCATTTTTTACCTCTTAGTTTTCTGTACCCCCATCCAGTCACCCAGCAGTCAGTATATATTACATTTCTATCTCCTTTGGAAGGTAGGCATATGGGCCGTTGAgagtctaaattttaaaaatcatagttttagttatcagaaataatatatattttgcttcCCAGAAGAGACTCTCTTGTCTCACTTTATAttgtattctttatttattatttatattattttctttatttattattattcggTGTTACATATTATAATCCTAAAAGGAAGACACTAGGCTAAATCATTCTTAATATtccaatatattataaaattatgtcgTCCCATGTACTGAAATAAAGCTTGAAGAAGACTTACTTTTTCACCCAAATTCTCAAAATATGATTGAATAACCAGAAAAGTGTGTCAGTCTTAATAGGGTGAAAGACTAGCTTTCTAGACCTTCTCCCTGGAGAGTCTCTTTGGTAAGGTCAAGCCGTGGATCTTGTAAAGTTAAACATTTTATCTAGGTCGCCTTGGTAGACAACTTCCCACTTAAAATGCTACATACCTGTGTAGTTTATGGTTGTTTCCAGTTTCAACAAAGCAATATCATATCCACTTTCTGCCATTTCATACTGATCATGAATTATTATTTCTTGAACCCCAAAGAAAGAACTACCCTCTTTTATTTCCGATTGATTTACAATGCCACTATAGACACGCAGAATTTTAGGTGACTCTATACTGAGGAGAaaacaataaaggaagaaaaatttccttCACTAAATCATTTCCAAACATTCTGAGctgcatatcttttttttttttttttaattttctgtggtgctggggattgaaccgagggctttgtgcatgcaagacaagcactctagtatctgatctatatccccagctctctcGGCTGCTATTTAACTAGCTAGTATTACTAATATTTTCTGCCAAGAGTATAGCTTTTTAAATCAAAAGAAGTGATTTCATCCCCAAAATTTCAATCACATATTCCCCACACAAAGAAAGCACTGGACTAGCATTTAACTAAACACAAAATGAAGCCTCTTTCCAGTCTCCATCATGTTACGTGCACACAAGACCCATGAAGAGTCCTGGGTATTACTTTCATCCTGGCCATTGCCCAGCTATGACTCTGAGATATTCATGTGGACTGTCTGTACTCCATTTCCCCATATGTAAAAAGTGAAGAggaggggagctggggctgtggctcagtggtagtgcacttgcctggcatgtgtgaggcactgggttcgattctcagcaccgagtgtaaataaataaaataaaggtctatcagcaaccaaaaaaatattttcttaaaaaagtgaAGAGGACTACTGACCTCTTGAGTTATGAGTATGCTACATACTGATAAGAAAACAATAACTAAAGCAAATCCATAAAACTGTCTGAAGACAACTCAGGGGATACTGAAGCAGCTAAGAGGAGGTTTGATAACTTAAATTCCCTGGGTTACATGCATTCATATAGTCCCCCAGATGCAGTTTTTATATCTGGCCAATGTTGAAAGTGACCCAGGGAATCCAATTTGAGAATGCATAATGAAGCCTTTCTGgactggaggtgggggaggggggtgtgtTTGCATTTACACTGGAAATGAACCGTCATGTTTTGGCACCCATTCTGATGCTGGTAGACCATGAATGGTTCTTCCTTTTTgcgtattttttttcctgctaaagtTTAAAAAGGGTAAAAAATTCATATCACATATAGGATAggataatttacattttaagtatTTGTTAATATGCTAGTGGCTTGAGGATAGCCAACTAATAAAAATAGCGCTATACTGACCCATAAAAACAATGTGCAGCCGTTAATATCCACTGATTTCCAATGATGGAGCCTCCACAGAGGTGTCTCTGGATAGGTAACATGACGTGTAGTGTTACCTGCCATGGCCACTCGCCTTGAACTGACGCAGTTCCTCCCACAATTCTGGGTTTGATTTTGGTTGTGCACTCTACAACAGAAAGATTGTAGTAAAGGGTTTCTTGTGTCTGCATTTTCCACCAGTGGCTATGCTCCATGaggaacaaaaggaagaaaagtttcctTCAGTTCAAGAGTTTACCATGACCCTGAGCGGAATAGACTTCATCATTAAGTTGACAAAGCAAAACATGCACATGAAAGTGGAATGGCCAAATCATCTTGTAATTACATGCTCCCAAAATTGCTGCTGTTCTCATCTGATACCACAAAGTAGTCTCACTGATGGTTCTTTTCATGCAGTGTTGGCCAAGTGTGGTCTGCAGACCAATAGCATCACCTtggaacttgttaaaaatgttaattcttgAGCCCCACCTCACATCAGAAACTCTGAGAGTGAAGATGGTCTATTCGATAATTTTGTGGGTGTAAAGTTgcctttctagatttttttttctcttatgggAAAATGAGTGTAAAATTCTGGGGTAAATGTCAAACTGAGGGAAGGAATAAGAAACTTTGTGGACAGCAGCCAACAGCAAGCTAAGATGAGAATGAGCATGATGGGGTTTTGTATGTCTGAAAAGACACTTTCATTTAAGAGTGGTTAGGGTGAAAATTAGTTTTGGGGGACCATTTTGAAGATTTTAACTATATCCTggatttttttggaagcctttaTAATTTCCAAGCTGGAAAGTGGCATAAATGCAAAGTTTAGGAAAATTAATAGATAAGCGATAACTAAGATATGTGATAAATAACTCAATCAAAAGCTTATCAGGTATAGGACGTAGATCttgattttcattctattttatttctcagtttaaagaaaattctaaaaatttgaTTTTCACCATTATACTTGGTATCAAGAAGTGCTTCCGTTAAGCATTGTTAGGTATCTTCCAATAACAAACTATATTATGGATCAATGACAGGACATGATAAAAAGctcagattttctcttttatattaggGTGTTATTTCACCTATACAGTGCGATAAAAACTAGTTACTAAATTCAGAAGGTGCTGCACTAAAAATGTGTAAGATTTTATTTGTCTGTCTTATTTTCTCCTGAGCTATCAACCTATACCTGATATAGTCTATAACTTCCACTGGTCAGAGAAGAAAGTGAAATAGGAGGGGTAGGAATAGAATCTGCAAGTAAAGTAAATGTCTATCGAAGTAAATGTTGGGTTCAATTTTTAAACTATAGCAGCATCACTTAACAAAGTTTGCTATGTGCCGCTTCCTATGATAGGAagttgaattaagaaaaaaaagaattattttgagtGATCCTTTTAAGGTAAGTTTATTgtgaggaaaatagagaaaatatgagaTAACAGTTTAATTGACTTGCTTTCTAAAGAGTCATAGGCCACCCAAAGATTCTCCTCTGAACCTCTCTGAACTATATATAGTAAGGCATAGTTTGCTAGTTTGGATATTGATACTGGATACATGGTAACATTTGTATATGCTACAGAACAAGTTCTCAAGAGTTAAGTATTGAGTCACTTTCTCAGTATAGTGCATAATCTGACACAAAAGATTTTTATACTTCTAAACTATTACAAGATGTgaatatcatttccattttacttaATAAATCTCAGTTTCATCTTATAGTTCATTAAAATTTTAGACACTAAACAAAACAGTCTAACAGGATGTTATGATAATATAGGGAGAAGTGTTTGTAGGACCTTCTTTCCAATGGGATTCTGTCCCTTAGAACAATTCTATTTGCCAACAAACCATCTCTTGCTACTGTCCTCGGAAATTAGCTGCTAGAATTGAAACAGTACTgagctgatttttattattatttatgtaattataaGCTTTGTATAAACTGgataatctttttatttccaaCCAACCACActcattattataaattaaaaagtttttttatatatctttgcCAGTATTCTTAAGTCTTCAGAACTTTGCAGGGAAATCTGAAAGAATGATAGTCTCTGAAAGACAAGTTACTTCAGTATTTCTTGGataaatgcataatttttaaGACTTGGTTACTTATGCTTCACTGAAGATCTTTAGTGAGAGGAAAGTGAATAATTTGATTTACCAAGGTATGATCGATATTTCAATCATCAAGAATAAGAAGAAAGATCCTTGGCCCTGAGAACAAGAGTCAGTTCTACAAGTGTTGCCTGAGTCTGTGTCTCATCATAAAGTGCTGGTCATATAAATGCTCTGAATTTAAACACATGTTCAATTCGTACTAGGCAGTGTCAAATTTAGTCAAATCATTTTATACCGTTAAAACGTGGTTAgcttatgtaaaagaaaaaaaattgctagatTTGTCATTTTACCCCATTTCTTCTCTCTGTGGCTATTATTGACTACGTTAGTCATGCTGCATTCAGTGTAGAACAACTCcttctgatatattttttcaAGTGATGTTCGACTCACCATTATCCATTTTACATAACCTTAGTGTATATCCAGAGATGCCTCCTCTCCCGTGAAGTATTTTAGTCGGAGAGCCATTGGAAGAAAGTTTTAAGTAACATTTGCCCCTATAATTGGAAACAAAATAGTATAAACATAATGCCCTTCACAAAGATGGGTGTATCTATGGACTTGACCCTTTGTCTTACTTCTTTTCATGGCATGATTCTTGAGGTGGGGAGTAGGTGAAAAACTGGCAGCGGATGACATCAGTACACATTTTCTGGCAGGCTTCACGACCTTTCACATCAACAATGTCCAGTTCTTCTCCCAAGAAGTCAGTGTCATGGTAAAATGAGGAATGACAGAAGACTAGATAACAAATCACATATCGGATATGAGACACAGAACCACACATCCATCTCCTCGAGAATGGTTGATCTCAACAGGAAGAAAGTATGCTCATGGTTCACCTGGGATGCTATGCCTGCAGGTTTGTAGACTGAAACCAGAGAGAGCTTTGCTCTTCTTGATGCGTGTACTTGGTAATCCACTTTCAGATGTTTTAAGGAGACAGAGATTTCTGATATGAAAAAGGGAGATATTAATATATCACATAACACACATCAGAGGAAAAGAACTTTTTTACAGCATATCTTGAAAGTAAGGACAGTTCACATTGGCATGAAAAGTGAAAATGTTCCTATTTTGAAAGTCTCTTTCATGGATTGTGAGTCACAGTCCATGACTCAGATGTTATAGACAAAAATCTCAAAACTAAGCCATTGGGAGTTCTAAAAACTTTCGGATCTTGCTCTACTGTCAGTATTCCTAGtatcttccttctttatttccttcctttcaacACTCCTAGTCTATCTTGAAGCATCAAGAATTTTCATGCTACCTAGAAGTCTCCTGTCCAGGGTTGGTCCAGCTTAGAAGTGGATGAGTGACATACTTTGTTGACTCTGCACTCTGGCAGCATCTTCCTTGAAGGGAGTGCCTTTTCCTAGGCAGCACAAAATCCCTCTTCAGCAGAGTTGTCCAACAGAACCTTCTTGAATTCTCTATGCCATGCAATGCAGAAGCCACAAGCTACGTGTGGCTTTCCACCATTTGAAATGTGACTAGTACAGTTGAGGGattaaatttttaactttatttaaattaactGATTAAgttaatcaattaaaatttaaatagtcaAATCTTGCCTTGTGGTCACCAGGTGCCTATCAACCCTCTATTAAGAATTAAATGTATTGCTCCTTTCAATAGATATTGATTGgtaactttataaaaagaaataaataggacaaaggaaaagagaagcaaTTATCATAAAATGACAGTCATCTTACtaatttctgaattttatgaGGCTCTAAGTCTCTATCTTTGGACATCCTTTCTTCTCTGTCTGCATTCAATCATTTGATGCTCTCATCTATGAGATGGTCTCCATTATCATCTATATTCTGGGAATTCCCTAACAGGGATCTAGAGCATAAACCTCCCTTCTGAATCTGATTTCCATTTCCAATTGCCTATCCAATATTTTTCCCTAGATGTCTAATAGGTGTCTCTTCCCCCGACCTCTGCCTTTCATGAAATCTTCTACACCTCAGCTACTAGTATTTCCATCCTTCTGAATCCTTGGGCCCCAAATATtggactttttctt
This portion of the Urocitellus parryii isolate mUroPar1 chromosome 14, mUroPar1.hap1, whole genome shotgun sequence genome encodes:
- the F11 gene encoding coagulation factor XI isoform X5, which produces MILLCQMVHFILFASVSGGCVTRLFKDSYFQGGDIATVFTPSAKYCQVVCTHHPRCLLFTFMAESSAEDPTQWFTCVLKDSVTEILPRVNMTGAISGYSFKQCPHQLSACHRDVYMDLDMKGMNYNGSIAKNVRECQERCTNDIHCHFFTYAGKDFPSTEHRNLCLLKTSESGLPSTRIKKSKALSGFSLQTCRHSIPVFCHSSFYHDTDFLGEELDIVDVKGREACQKMCTDVIRCQFFTYSPPQESCHEKKGKCYLKLSSNGSPTKILHGRGGISGYTLRLCKMDNECTTKIKPRIVGGTASVQGEWPWQVTLHVMLPIQRHLCGGSIIGNQWILTAAHCFYGIESPKILRVYSGIVNQSEIKEGSSFFGVQEIIIHDQYEMAESGYDIALLKLETTINYTDSQRPICLPSKGDRNVIYTDCWVTGWGYRKLRDKIQNTLQKAKIPLVSNEECQTRYRGHKITNKMICAGYQEGGKDACKGDSGGPLSCKHNEVWHLVGITSWGEGCAQRERPGIYTNVAKYLDWILEKTQAT